The following are from one region of the Paraglaciecola sp. L1A13 genome:
- a CDS encoding efflux RND transporter periplasmic adaptor subunit: MSNAHNDFMGEMKTLQHLEVPKTHKTIIWLVITLVIAAVLLLTFTPWVQTAYGTGTVNSPDPLYRIQPISALLNGQIEQWHVREGDSVKKGQPIVTLVDVDSDRLEKIRSQQVAANQRYVSNKISVQNALSNLSRQQKLLQEGLVSQKDVEAVEIALEKLKAEASKTEEDLDTLKMTLARQETRTKYAPMDGTVVRMKSGGSATYVTSGSILGWFVPANVERQISIKISGLDAALSTKGKKVRIQFEGWPTFQFSGWPAMSVGTFEGVVSFVEPVADQFGFFTVWIEQVNTTVAWPDHESARLGSRVRAWILLEEVRLGYELWRQLNNFPPVRVQETQEGST; this comes from the coding sequence ATGAGTAACGCTCATAACGATTTCATGGGAGAAATGAAAACCTTACAACATTTAGAGGTGCCAAAAACCCACAAAACAATTATCTGGCTTGTGATAACACTAGTGATCGCCGCAGTGCTGCTATTAACATTCACTCCATGGGTGCAAACCGCCTACGGCACAGGCACCGTTAACTCGCCAGATCCTTTGTACCGTATTCAACCTATCTCAGCTTTACTTAACGGCCAGATTGAGCAGTGGCATGTAAGAGAAGGCGATAGTGTTAAAAAAGGTCAACCCATAGTTACCTTAGTCGATGTGGATTCTGACAGGCTAGAAAAGATACGCTCTCAACAAGTTGCCGCTAATCAGCGTTATGTCTCAAATAAAATCTCAGTACAAAACGCACTAAGTAACCTCTCACGCCAGCAAAAGTTACTCCAAGAAGGGCTGGTATCTCAAAAGGATGTCGAAGCGGTTGAAATTGCACTCGAAAAACTTAAAGCGGAAGCATCTAAAACAGAAGAAGATTTAGACACACTTAAAATGACATTGGCTCGTCAAGAAACCCGTACTAAATATGCCCCAATGGACGGCACAGTCGTTCGAATGAAGTCAGGCGGAAGCGCTACTTATGTCACCTCAGGAAGCATATTAGGCTGGTTTGTGCCGGCAAACGTTGAACGACAAATCAGTATAAAGATTAGCGGTCTTGATGCAGCACTTTCCACAAAAGGCAAAAAAGTCAGGATTCAATTTGAAGGTTGGCCAACATTCCAATTTAGTGGTTGGCCTGCTATGTCAGTGGGAACGTTTGAGGGAGTAGTATCATTTGTCGAACCTGTCGCTGACCAATTTGGTTTTTTCACCGTCTGGATTGAGCAAGTCAATACCACAGTCGCGTGGCCAGATCATGAAAGCGCTCGCTTAGGCAGCCGAGTCAGAGCATGGATACTACTTGAAGAAGTACGGTTAGGGTACGAGTTATGGCGACAATTAAATAATTTCCCTCCCGTGCGTGTTCAAGAAACCCAAGAAGGCTCGACCTAA
- a CDS encoding Fur family transcriptional regulator, translating into MCPVNTDDFIEIARDMCEKAGSRLTETRLHMLEVLLDVKTPMSAYELTDHYNTLIASDIKTMSVYRVLDFLESIRLVHRLQSINKYIICNHTFGACEEHPPLFMICKSCQHIEEVEIAQEVIEALTHHAKSADFSSVGSQIELYSLCKSCQSTFHKKLS; encoded by the coding sequence ATGTGTCCTGTAAACACCGATGATTTTATCGAAATAGCCAGAGATATGTGCGAAAAAGCAGGTAGCAGGCTGACCGAAACGCGTCTGCATATGTTAGAGGTGCTACTTGACGTTAAAACACCTATGTCTGCTTATGAATTGACGGATCATTACAACACGCTAATTGCATCAGACATCAAGACGATGTCGGTATATCGCGTGTTAGATTTCTTGGAATCGATACGCCTTGTACATCGCCTGCAATCCATCAACAAATATATTATTTGCAATCATACATTTGGCGCTTGTGAAGAACATCCGCCCCTTTTTATGATTTGTAAGTCGTGTCAGCACATCGAAGAAGTGGAGATTGCCCAAGAAGTTATTGAGGCACTCACTCACCATGCCAAAAGTGCTGACTTTTCGTCTGTCGGTTCACAAATAGAGCTTTATAGCCTGTGCAAAAGCTGCCAATCGACTTTTCATAAAAAACTTTCTTGA
- a CDS encoding 5-methyltetrahydrofolate--homocysteine methyltransferase, with translation MTNTHKFNLLAAVIGAVLLTGCGDAETTLIEKDPIEIPDEDHDDDEHDHADDEYTIDSMGRLAVLSAESNVTTIFDLDDGDLLDTFTLIHTSNTLTSSADYRFAVIASRAQDYVGFIDGGMWREDHTAHLHDYEQSPAMSDFEVTGSSPTHILSHDGQLAVFFDGNADAGTPASVKVVTDTQISSEADPLPTLDYTINMHGVAEPRGEYLLATVRRDDAENTSVAKVLPDQVGVYHLHDDVYEQEQVLDVLCPDLHGAAQNEDYVVFGCTDGVLSAHEHDDEYEAEKIANIDLLDGLRIGTLYGHEESDSLIGIASGHDAGEVILINVNPEQSMMEALSWQPDSDVTPVSYAFSHEGSEFLILDSLGFLNVLSAYEEDGIVRWELRESVDISEQDVSTMPEGMSFSMTVAQNSDYVYVSDPIAQHVLQIDLESLTITGDIELDFAPDNITWLGIAESDHDHD, from the coding sequence ATGACTAACACACATAAATTTAATCTTCTTGCTGCGGTTATTGGCGCAGTATTGCTAACAGGTTGTGGCGACGCTGAAACCACCCTAATCGAAAAAGATCCAATAGAAATACCTGACGAGGACCATGATGATGATGAGCATGACCACGCAGATGATGAATATACGATTGATTCAATGGGCCGACTAGCTGTGTTATCCGCTGAAAGTAACGTTACCACTATATTCGATTTAGACGATGGTGACCTACTAGACACCTTCACCTTAATTCACACATCTAACACTTTAACATCGTCAGCAGATTATCGTTTTGCAGTTATAGCGAGCCGAGCGCAAGACTATGTGGGCTTTATTGATGGCGGCATGTGGCGCGAAGATCACACTGCACATTTACATGATTACGAGCAAAGCCCTGCCATGAGTGACTTTGAAGTCACAGGCAGCAGCCCTACTCATATTTTAAGTCATGATGGTCAATTAGCCGTATTCTTTGATGGCAATGCAGATGCAGGCACGCCAGCCTCAGTGAAGGTCGTCACCGACACGCAAATAAGCAGCGAAGCCGATCCGCTACCCACTTTAGATTACACCATTAATATGCACGGTGTAGCTGAGCCTCGAGGTGAATATCTACTTGCCACCGTTCGTCGGGACGACGCTGAAAATACCTCAGTTGCGAAGGTATTGCCTGACCAAGTCGGTGTGTATCACTTACATGACGATGTTTATGAACAAGAACAAGTATTGGATGTGCTGTGCCCTGATCTACACGGTGCGGCTCAAAACGAGGATTACGTTGTATTCGGTTGTACCGATGGCGTGCTTTCAGCTCATGAACATGATGATGAATATGAAGCAGAAAAAATTGCTAATATTGATTTGTTAGACGGCTTGCGTATAGGCACATTGTACGGTCACGAAGAAAGTGATTCTTTGATTGGTATTGCCTCTGGTCACGATGCGGGTGAGGTTATTCTTATCAACGTTAACCCTGAACAAAGCATGATGGAAGCATTGTCATGGCAACCTGATAGCGACGTGACGCCCGTTTCTTATGCTTTTTCTCATGAAGGTAGTGAGTTTTTGATACTCGACAGCCTAGGTTTTTTAAATGTACTTAGTGCTTATGAAGAAGATGGCATAGTGCGCTGGGAGCTGCGAGAAAGTGTAGATATCTCAGAGCAAGACGTATCCACTATGCCCGAAGGCATGTCATTTAGTATGACTGTGGCGCAAAATAGCGATTACGTTTATGTATCAGACCCCATTGCTCAGCATGTACTGCAAATCGACCTTGAGTCGCTAACAATAACAGGCGACATTGAACTGGACTTTGCCCCAGACAATATCACTTGGTTAGGTATTGCTGAATCGGACCATGATCACGACTAA
- a CDS encoding TonB-dependent receptor domain-containing protein, which translates to MNRISSLAALISVLLPASLLAQTIEGTVVNNAGRTVAGAKVKVEGIGAETVTDKAGRFVFTDLNEGKTELHISSSGYAHLHQDISMPTQGIKEITFTLQRSPIEVIDVYATPIHMSVMESASPVSVLSGETLRRQQASTLGDSLEKLPGVQSNFHGAVASTPIIRGLSGPRVLISQNGLDVSDVSRVGPDHSVATEASTAQQIEVLRGPATLFYGSGAVGGVVNVVDGRVPTDNTTRGEWLLETNSVDDKKLGSFNLTTGYESFGFYADGYWRESNDYDVPVAPDSDSDEPQDHVVKNSAEKSDGVTLGASYLFDQGYVGVAVEQFNREYGIPGHSHGDSEDENVYADLEQTRVQLLGELNVDSKWISKINLRGGFTDYEHAEIEEDAVGTVFKNETHEIKLDFIHNPIADWNGGISFHYKNSDVAAQGEEAFTPPSKAQTIALAIMEEKHFGDVLLQFGGRIERVTIDANNVLLPTLDAHDHDDEAEEEDDHDHDHEEESTVTRVFDLAHEFTPVSVSAGLVWDFTPGYNLGLSISRSERAPSASELLSFGAHIGTGTYEVGALFALDDDGSSIGLTGENIDLETANNIDLTLRKTQGDIGFVFNAFYNQVDNYYYQIATGLFAESGHDHDHEHEESDVEEDEHTDELPVYLFQTDDVILHGFEAQIAWQATDTFKATLFSDYVRARLKDGGDLPRTPPLRFGSQFSYETARLSAHLDITRYQEQDRVSSDETTTGGYTLVDASVSYDLPVSSQDIVVFLKGSNLTDTEARVHTSFLKDIAPRPGRSISVGVRGNF; encoded by the coding sequence ATGAATAGGATATCTTCACTAGCAGCGCTGATTAGCGTGCTCTTACCTGCCAGTCTTTTAGCGCAAACCATAGAGGGGACGGTAGTCAATAACGCTGGTCGTACCGTCGCGGGGGCGAAAGTAAAAGTGGAAGGAATAGGCGCTGAAACGGTCACCGACAAAGCTGGGCGCTTTGTTTTTACTGATTTGAACGAAGGTAAAACAGAACTACATATTTCCTCATCTGGATATGCCCATTTGCATCAGGACATTTCGATGCCAACACAAGGCATAAAAGAAATTACCTTTACTTTGCAGCGCTCTCCTATCGAAGTTATCGATGTGTACGCGACGCCAATTCATATGTCAGTAATGGAATCTGCGTCACCTGTTAGTGTACTTTCTGGGGAAACACTGCGCCGCCAACAAGCATCAACCTTGGGTGACAGCTTAGAAAAACTGCCTGGTGTGCAATCAAATTTTCATGGTGCGGTTGCGAGCACTCCGATAATTCGTGGACTAAGCGGCCCTCGAGTGTTGATCTCACAAAATGGTTTAGACGTCAGCGATGTGTCTCGAGTCGGACCAGACCATTCGGTTGCCACCGAAGCGTCAACCGCTCAGCAAATTGAAGTACTGCGTGGCCCCGCTACATTATTCTATGGCAGTGGCGCAGTGGGAGGGGTAGTCAATGTAGTAGATGGCCGCGTGCCTACCGACAACACAACGCGTGGCGAATGGCTGCTCGAAACAAACTCAGTAGATGACAAAAAACTGGGCTCATTCAACCTCACTACAGGCTATGAATCATTCGGATTCTACGCTGATGGATATTGGCGCGAATCGAATGACTATGACGTGCCTGTCGCACCAGATTCCGACTCTGATGAGCCGCAAGATCATGTGGTTAAGAACAGTGCTGAAAAATCTGATGGCGTCACGTTAGGTGCAAGCTACTTATTCGATCAAGGTTACGTCGGTGTAGCCGTTGAGCAGTTCAATCGCGAATACGGTATTCCTGGGCACTCTCACGGTGACAGTGAAGACGAAAATGTTTATGCAGATCTAGAGCAAACCCGCGTACAGCTTTTAGGTGAGTTGAACGTTGATAGTAAGTGGATCAGTAAAATCAATTTACGCGGTGGCTTCACCGACTATGAGCACGCTGAAATAGAAGAAGACGCAGTTGGCACCGTGTTTAAAAACGAAACTCATGAAATCAAGCTCGACTTCATCCACAACCCCATCGCAGATTGGAACGGTGGTATCAGTTTCCACTACAAAAACAGTGATGTCGCGGCCCAAGGCGAAGAGGCATTCACGCCGCCGTCTAAGGCGCAAACTATTGCATTAGCCATTATGGAAGAAAAACACTTTGGTGACGTGTTACTGCAATTTGGTGGGCGTATTGAGCGCGTAACGATTGATGCCAACAACGTATTGCTACCCACGCTTGATGCGCACGACCACGATGACGAAGCAGAAGAGGAGGATGATCATGACCACGATCATGAAGAAGAATCTACAGTGACCCGTGTTTTTGATTTAGCCCACGAATTTACACCAGTCAGTGTATCTGCGGGTTTAGTCTGGGACTTCACCCCAGGGTATAACTTAGGGTTGTCTATTTCCCGTTCAGAAAGAGCCCCGTCTGCGTCAGAACTACTATCGTTTGGTGCACATATTGGCACAGGTACTTACGAAGTAGGCGCGTTATTCGCATTGGATGACGACGGCTCGAGCATAGGTCTGACCGGAGAAAATATCGACTTAGAAACCGCTAATAATATCGATTTAACCTTACGTAAAACTCAAGGTGATATTGGTTTTGTATTCAACGCATTCTACAACCAAGTCGATAATTACTACTACCAAATAGCCACCGGATTATTTGCTGAAAGTGGCCACGATCACGATCATGAACATGAAGAAAGTGACGTAGAGGAAGATGAGCACACAGATGAGTTACCCGTTTATCTTTTTCAGACTGACGACGTCATATTACACGGTTTCGAAGCACAAATTGCATGGCAAGCCACCGACACATTCAAAGCGACCTTATTCTCTGACTATGTTCGCGCTCGCTTAAAAGATGGCGGCGACTTACCCCGCACTCCACCACTGCGCTTCGGCTCTCAGTTTAGCTATGAAACTGCGCGTTTGAGCGCACATCTCGATATCACTCGCTACCAAGAGCAAGATCGTGTTTCTTCAGACGAAACCACTACCGGTGGCTACACCTTGGTTGATGCAAGTGTGTCTTATGATCTGCCGGTTTCAAGTCAGGATATTGTTGTTTTCCTAAAAGGCAGCAATCTGACTGACACAGAAGCCAGAGTACACACCTCATTTTTAAAAGACATTGCACCACGCCCGGGACGCAGCATTTCAGTTGGCGTCAGAGGCAATTTTTAG
- a CDS encoding TolC family protein — MYKSLAYATFLLGISVPSQALTLQKYLSFVSDNHPEILALDATTGQYGADIQYADGAYDAKLDHNSFSRVAGYYDGLQASQKFSKPLEAYNAEIFSEYRISHGDFPVYEQQYATLSGGEASLGVKLSLLKGRDTDKNRTAMASARLKYKMWSEEAKLAQSEFYYSAILAYLDWVESVSYYNKIEQLVEAGVNRQDGIKRRVAEGDIAEIELLEFETRLLERQVTLLSAERKVQANIQKLRYYMHSNASLNDIQNAPSSDATNMTWPIAFKNVMHAEVSSNHPALAAKAYEMQELKQKMRLATVDLLPKLDVEAKLARDIGSGPTSLQDTEAKIGLYFSMPFERSQAKAKKSRTQFEINALEQKTNALQQSIDAKLQERLINLTYAKRLHNMQKKQVVLSRQLFEREQRQFEFGSSDFFMLNNREVDAFQADLKALTARINVFREELAIMKLNAQLDHEFIQHTLL, encoded by the coding sequence ATGTATAAATCACTGGCTTATGCCACGTTTTTACTTGGTATTTCTGTGCCATCCCAAGCATTAACATTGCAAAAATATCTGTCATTTGTATCTGATAACCACCCTGAAATACTGGCACTTGATGCCACGACAGGCCAATACGGCGCAGATATTCAATACGCTGATGGGGCCTATGACGCAAAACTAGATCACAACAGTTTTTCGCGAGTGGCCGGCTACTACGATGGTTTGCAAGCATCACAAAAGTTCTCAAAACCCCTCGAAGCATATAATGCAGAGATCTTCTCTGAATACCGCATTTCACATGGTGACTTTCCGGTTTATGAACAACAATACGCGACCCTGTCTGGTGGTGAAGCATCATTAGGCGTGAAGCTTTCATTGCTAAAAGGCCGCGACACAGATAAGAATAGAACGGCGATGGCGAGTGCACGCCTGAAATACAAAATGTGGAGTGAAGAGGCAAAACTTGCCCAAAGTGAGTTTTACTATTCTGCAATTCTAGCCTATCTCGACTGGGTCGAATCCGTGAGCTACTATAACAAAATAGAGCAGTTGGTCGAAGCAGGTGTTAATAGGCAAGATGGTATTAAAAGACGAGTTGCAGAGGGAGATATTGCCGAAATTGAGCTGTTAGAATTTGAAACTCGGCTACTAGAGCGGCAGGTTACTTTGCTCTCAGCTGAACGCAAAGTACAAGCAAACATTCAAAAACTGCGCTACTACATGCATAGCAACGCTTCGCTTAATGATATTCAAAACGCCCCCTCAAGCGATGCAACGAACATGACATGGCCAATTGCGTTCAAAAATGTCATGCATGCTGAGGTCTCTTCAAACCACCCCGCTTTAGCGGCAAAAGCTTACGAAATGCAGGAATTAAAACAGAAAATGCGCCTCGCAACAGTCGACCTGTTACCCAAGCTCGATGTTGAGGCTAAACTCGCGCGAGATATAGGCTCCGGCCCAACGTCACTTCAAGACACAGAAGCTAAAATAGGTCTGTATTTTTCAATGCCTTTTGAGCGCTCACAAGCGAAAGCAAAAAAGAGTAGAACACAGTTCGAAATCAATGCTTTAGAGCAGAAAACCAACGCCTTGCAACAGTCAATTGATGCCAAACTACAAGAACGTCTCATCAACCTTACCTACGCCAAACGTTTGCATAACATGCAGAAAAAACAGGTTGTTTTATCACGTCAACTTTTCGAGCGAGAACAGCGACAGTTTGAATTTGGTTCAAGTGATTTTTTTATGCTTAATAACCGAGAAGTCGATGCGTTCCAAGCGGATTTGAAAGCATTGACCGCGCGTATCAATGTATTTAGAGAAGAGCTCGCTATAATGAAGTTAAATGCCCAGCTAGATCACGAGTTTATTCAGCACACCCTACTTTAA
- a CDS encoding ABC transporter ATP-binding protein, which yields MSSKNIDLVNLRQTLFALLKPERSFFAVVIAYSVVIGLLTLAVPIAVQTLINTIANIASTRAVITLAIVLFSTLLLSGCFAALRMRVMEYYERRVYARLVADLSLRTILAPHSYFEGSQNTSITHRYFDIMTLQKNVPSLMVDGIALILQMIVGFTLVSFYHPFLLAFNLCVILIMYIIWRLWSTQAKISAVRLSESKYSTAKWLSNLASANDFLKSSSQFDYAGKKTERYVSEYVDNHSRHFSFTFKQVVMFLVLYALASSALLGLGGWLVIDGQLSIGQLVAAELIMAAVFLGLSNFSNYLKLYYELYGTADKIGGVISMPQEAYEQTSKPAPAGGALNFNNVIIKRKDESCLIDKNIAQGDKYFVTTQSNWTQRTIVNLLKRYETPASGWINLDNNDLSDYDTYDLRQAVFVLDRSLIIECTIEEYIKMCAPDVSTNEINVTLEKVGLTDIINSLPLKLKTSISAVGTPLQPLEFILLKLVVVMLSKPKVLIINQHFDAIPTSRRERILKVIEATNLTVLYFSNAPTTGFLNGVIALESKKEPINSGHSSAGDKP from the coding sequence ATGTCCTCCAAAAATATTGACCTAGTTAACTTGCGCCAAACGTTATTTGCTTTGTTAAAGCCAGAACGTTCATTTTTCGCTGTTGTCATCGCTTATAGCGTTGTTATCGGCCTGCTAACGTTAGCCGTGCCTATTGCAGTACAAACCTTAATAAACACAATCGCCAATATTGCTTCAACGCGCGCGGTGATCACCCTTGCTATTGTTTTGTTCAGTACCTTACTTCTGTCAGGTTGCTTCGCAGCCCTGCGCATGCGTGTCATGGAATATTACGAACGGCGTGTCTATGCGCGTTTAGTGGCTGATCTGAGTCTGCGTACTATATTGGCGCCCCATAGCTATTTTGAAGGTAGTCAAAACACCTCGATCACTCATCGTTATTTTGACATCATGACATTGCAAAAGAATGTACCTAGTTTGATGGTTGATGGTATTGCTTTGATATTACAGATGATTGTCGGTTTCACCCTCGTCTCTTTTTATCACCCGTTTTTACTCGCGTTCAATCTATGCGTAATTTTGATTATGTATATCATTTGGCGACTCTGGTCGACCCAAGCCAAGATTTCAGCGGTGCGCTTATCTGAATCAAAGTACTCCACCGCGAAATGGCTAAGTAACTTGGCATCGGCCAACGACTTCTTAAAATCCTCTTCTCAGTTCGATTATGCAGGCAAAAAAACCGAGCGCTACGTGTCAGAGTATGTAGATAACCATTCTCGCCATTTTTCGTTCACCTTTAAACAAGTCGTTATGTTTTTGGTGCTGTATGCCTTGGCAAGCTCTGCTTTACTTGGCTTAGGTGGCTGGTTAGTCATAGACGGGCAATTGTCCATCGGGCAACTTGTCGCGGCAGAATTGATTATGGCTGCAGTATTTTTAGGGCTTTCTAACTTCAGTAATTACCTAAAATTGTATTACGAGTTGTATGGCACAGCAGATAAAATTGGTGGTGTTATTAGCATGCCCCAAGAAGCATATGAGCAAACATCTAAGCCAGCGCCTGCTGGCGGTGCGCTAAATTTCAATAATGTAATTATCAAGCGTAAAGATGAATCATGCCTTATCGACAAAAATATCGCTCAGGGCGATAAGTACTTTGTAACGACCCAATCTAATTGGACCCAGCGCACCATAGTTAACTTACTCAAGCGCTACGAAACCCCCGCATCCGGTTGGATTAACCTTGATAACAACGACCTGTCTGATTACGACACCTACGATCTGCGCCAAGCCGTGTTTGTGTTAGACCGCTCGCTAATTATTGAATGCACCATCGAAGAATACATTAAAATGTGTGCTCCGGATGTATCAACCAATGAGATAAACGTCACCCTTGAAAAAGTAGGCCTTACGGATATCATTAATTCCCTGCCGCTTAAACTAAAAACCTCGATATCCGCGGTGGGTACGCCGTTACAACCCCTTGAATTCATACTGCTGAAATTAGTGGTCGTCATGCTTTCTAAGCCAAAAGTGTTGATAATTAACCAGCACTTTGATGCTATTCCTACTTCAAGACGTGAAAGAATATTAAAGGTAATTGAAGCAACTAACCTGACTGTATTGTATTTTTCAAATGCGCCAACTACCGGTTTTTTAAATGGAGTTATTGCGCTAGAAAGTAAAAAAGAGCCCATAAATAGTGGCCACAGCAGCGCAGGAGATAAACCATGA
- a CDS encoding DUF2796 domain-containing protein, with protein MMKNVLLLSALVSCCFTVAAQEHVHGQGQMFISQEDNNWHVQLILPAADVLGFEHAPENEAQQKTIQLFAKRLEDNNSIIELNPNCSLNEVTHSLNLAYLNNIETVHAQKHDEKHHEHGDHNEFLHEDVNVEYRFACPAKVKKLTVTLFKGLVSLTSIRAQWITNISQGLAQLTPAEPDIAW; from the coding sequence ATGATGAAAAATGTATTGCTGTTGAGCGCGCTAGTGAGCTGTTGCTTTACAGTTGCTGCACAAGAGCATGTTCATGGTCAGGGGCAAATGTTCATTTCGCAAGAAGATAACAATTGGCATGTGCAGCTTATTTTGCCCGCAGCAGATGTGCTTGGCTTTGAGCATGCGCCAGAAAACGAGGCACAGCAAAAGACCATTCAGCTTTTCGCAAAAAGGCTAGAGGACAATAACTCGATAATCGAATTAAACCCTAATTGCTCCTTGAATGAAGTAACACATTCTTTGAACTTAGCTTATTTGAATAACATTGAGACTGTGCATGCACAAAAGCATGATGAGAAACATCACGAGCATGGCGATCATAATGAGTTTTTGCACGAGGACGTGAACGTTGAATACCGGTTTGCTTGCCCCGCTAAGGTCAAGAAACTGACAGTTACGCTGTTCAAGGGCCTTGTGTCGTTAACCAGTATTCGGGCGCAATGGATAACGAATATTAGCCAAGGTTTGGCGCAGCTAACGCCAGCTGAACCAGATATAGCGTGGTGA
- a CDS encoding 3-phosphoshikimate 1-carboxyvinyltransferase, with product MTQSKPQIKNEPAIQKLLSRMPDDVATSFSDDQLLHLKLALGARQWGKHKIDFRGTVALPFSPSKIYYVLLMGKNHRDLSRTEKAVSAFTITLFVSLFIFICVLVGLLVVYLLKSALGINLFENFSLGIWSWFKALW from the coding sequence GTGACGCAAAGTAAACCTCAGATTAAAAATGAACCTGCAATACAGAAATTGCTAAGTAGAATGCCTGACGACGTGGCAACAAGTTTTTCAGATGATCAATTATTGCACTTGAAGCTAGCCTTAGGTGCGCGCCAGTGGGGAAAGCATAAAATAGACTTTCGCGGAACTGTTGCCCTGCCCTTCTCACCCAGTAAAATCTACTATGTGTTACTTATGGGCAAAAACCACAGAGACTTATCCCGTACTGAAAAGGCGGTATCAGCCTTTACGATTACACTTTTTGTTAGCTTATTTATTTTTATCTGTGTACTCGTAGGGTTACTCGTTGTGTATTTACTTAAGTCGGCTTTAGGCATTAATTTGTTCGAAAATTTTTCACTGGGAATTTGGAGTTGGTTTAAAGCGTTATGGTAG
- a CDS encoding MerC domain-containing protein, with amino-acid sequence MTKLQLMSDKAAVGLSLLCVIHCLFLPIILILMPALTGLLAFNDELFHRMLLVAVVPISAIALVIGYLHHRSHRVLLIGLVGLAILIATSALGHAIVGKYGEIALTVLGTSIIAYGHFLNYRLRRHDDNIEIHDQD; translated from the coding sequence ATGACCAAGTTACAGCTAATGAGTGATAAAGCGGCAGTGGGCCTATCGCTATTATGTGTTATTCACTGCCTTTTCCTTCCTATTATATTGATTTTAATGCCGGCTCTTACGGGATTGCTGGCGTTTAATGATGAGCTATTTCATCGGATGTTGCTAGTAGCTGTTGTGCCTATTAGCGCAATCGCTCTAGTGATTGGTTACTTGCATCATCGCAGCCATCGCGTATTGCTTATTGGTTTAGTGGGGTTAGCGATTCTAATTGCTACCTCTGCTTTAGGGCACGCGATAGTGGGTAAATACGGTGAAATTGCCCTAACGGTACTAGGGACAAGCATCATCGCTTACGGGCACTTTCTTAACTATCGTTTGCGTCGCCATGACGACAATATAGAAATACACGACCAGGACTAA